The Nitrospira sp. sequence CTGCGGCAGGAATGGGAAACCGGGGTTAACTATATCATTTCCGGCCACAATGCCCGTGTCTCGGCCTTCTACCGGTACGGGGATTTCAACGGAAGCGTGGGAGGGTTCTCCTTCATCGCTCCGGAACAAGCAGTGCAGAAGGCTGATTCGTTCCACGTAGCCTTACAGTTGCAATACTAAGCTGCTCGCGTGAACTAGAAAGTCTGTTTCTCAAAGGAGAGCCGGAACCCACAGCGTGGGTTCCGGCTCTTCCTTTATGTCTTCCTGCCGCAGGTGTCTCCTGCCGACATACGGAAGCCACACTTGGCAGTCTGAGTCGATCGAAAAGATGAAGCGGATGAAGCTAGACAAGCACTAGGCCGGCAGCGCGGATCTTTTTCCACGAAGAGGTGGTCAGAAAGCCGTTCAGCTCCGATGACACTCCAGGAAACAGGCGGAATGCTTCTCGTATGTGCGGATAGGCAGGAGACGGAAGTTGCGGCGTGGCCTCTCTAGTCAGTTGCTCCAGCCATCGGGCTTGCGCTTCTGGAAGGATGAGCACCTGATCTGTCTGAGGCCCGGGGAGAATGAGTCGTGATTTGTTTCCGGCCGAGGCACAGGTCACCGGTCCGCCCAGCCACACGAATCGCCGTTCTGCAGATGAACTGTCGTCGGTTCTCCGGGTTTTGAGCAGACGGTACAGCCACGTGGACGGCACATGGGGGCGGGGAACGTCGCAATCGAACCATTGGCGGACATCGAGATCGAGTCCTCGCCGTTCGAGATAGTTCAAAAGTGATCGCCGGAGTCCTTCGCCGAGCCAAGCCGGGGCTTCTCCACGACGATCGTCATGCAGAAGATCATTCTCGGCAAAGCCCTGAAACTCAGGTCCTAGAATACGGAGGCCATGCCCTGAAGGATTCAGGCCGACCGGACTGTGAGCCGTGACGGTGAAGCGGTGCCAAAAGGCGGATTGAAGGAGGTCGGCGGCCACAAGTTGACGGACACGCTCGAGCGAATCGACCGTCTCCTGAATCGTCTCCGACGGGCACCCATACATGAGGTACGCATGGATCAAGATCCCGGCCTCTTTAAATCCGGCGGCAACCAATGCGGTCTGATCGACAGTGATACCCTTCTTCATATTGTCCAATAAACGGTCTGAAGCAGCTTCGAGCCCTGCCGTCACGGCGATACAGCCGGAGGCGGAAAGGAGCCGGCAAAGGTCCGGTGAAAAGGCGGTCTCAAAGCGGATATTGCCCCACCAGGTGATGTTGATCCGCCGCTCCAGGAGTGCGAGCGCCAACGCTTTCAAAGCAGCCGGCGGCGCCGCCTCGTCAACGAAATGAAACCCTCTCCGGCCCGTCTCTGCGAGGAGTTGTTCAATCTGCTGCACGAGGCGATCAGTCGGCGTCATCTCGTACCGGCTGATATAGTTGAGGCCCACATCGCAGAAGGTGCATTGTTTCCAGTAGCACCCGTGTGCCACGGTCAATTTATTCCAGTGGCCCTCCGACCAGAGACGATGCATCGGATTGGTACTGTCGAGTATGGTCAGGTAACGATCGAGCGCCAAGCCGCGATAGGTCGGACAGCCGATGTCATTCATCGTGAAGTCGGTCGACGAGGGGTCGTCGGCATAGATCACACGACCTGCTTCGCGATACATGGTGCGGCACAAGGATCGGCGGGAGCGGAGGCCGGAGAGATGTTCGATCAACGAGAGGATCGGCCGTTCACCGTTGTCGAGCGTGATGAAGTCGACATAATCAAACACTCGAGGGTCAGCCACTCGGCGTAATTCTGTGTTCACATAGCCTCCGCCGATGGCTACCGGCAGATCGGGATGGCGTTGCTTGATCGCTTTGGCGATAAGGAATGCGCCATAGAGATTACCGGGAAACGGGACAGAAAGACCGATCAGCGATGGCCGGACCCGCTCGAAGTGTTGCCAGAACGACATCAACAACCATTCATCGATCACAGTTGGTGGCTCGGCTAAAGCCGTGACGATTTGATCAAAGGATGAGGCGGAGCGTCCAATGTGTTCAGCATATCGGCTTAACGCAAAATGTGGAGTGATGGTGGCCTGAACCAAATCAGCGAGGTCTTCAAGAAAGAATGTGGCCCATTGTTTGGCCCTATCAACGACGGATACAGACCGAGGGAATGTCTTACGACCCAGAAATCTTGGCCCCTGAGGTAGCACGCCCGGCTGAATCAAACGCAAGGCGGCATCTGGAGTGCATCCCTGCAAGAAGGTGATGACGGGTCCGACCATGGTGATGTAGCTGTGCTCCGCCTTCATCATGGCGAGCGCTTCCTTGGGAAGAGAGCCGTCGTAGTGGCGCAGTTGCCTGAAGATACATCGAAGGCCGTCAGGGCTGAACATGCGTAGTACCATTTCAATGCCCAAGTCAGCTTGGTCAACCTGGATTTTGCGAGACTCAAGAAACCCCGTCAGATAGGCGGTGGATGGGTAGGGGGTATTGAGCTGAGTCAACGGAGGAATCAGCAATAACACACGAGGGGAAGTCATGACCCGACATAGCATAGAGAGAGACTCGAATGCTATGTCCGGCGCGGAGAGCCGGTTGTCAGCGATGTGCTCGTTTCAGTGTTGAAATCGACGCGCATATGGCGTGCCGATCAGTCGCACTCCTACTTTCTTAGATCCAGGATACTGCCGAGCAGGGCATCTCCCGTTTTGAGTGTATGCAGGTTGGCTTCGAAACTGCGTTGCGCCAAGATTTGTTGCACCGTTTCTTCGCCAAGATCGACATTCGAAAGCTCGACCATGGTCGGGCTGCTGCCTGTGTCTCGAAGGGCAGTTGGGCCGGCGGAATTGTCCTTCTCAACCACCGGGAGGACACCACCGGTAGGTACTTCGACAAACTCCGTCTTCGATCTTTTGAAGCCGTCAGTGTTGACGTTCGCAACATTGTGTGCCACGACTTCGATCTGTTTACCGAAAGCCGTCAGGCCTGACAGTGCGGTATGGATCGCGGAAATCATGCGGCACCTCCGATCGGTTGCGACTGCAATTCAGGGGAAGGTACCGGGGGAATGGGAGGGAGATCCAGACTGGTCAGGTCCTCGATTGTGTGGCAGCTAGGCTGACCCTGGAACATGTTCCGTCCCTAGTAAGGTCCCTCGGCTTTGCGTCCCACCCTCTCGGGTGGTTTGCCTTTTTCACCCTGTCGAAAACTATATCGGCCCTTTTGCCTGATACTTGAGCGAACGACTAGTTGAAGTGTAGCAGAAGCTGGGGTGTACTAACTGAGAGCGGCCGTCACCAACCAGCAGAATCGAACACTTAGGTTGCAGGTGGGCTGTTCACCCTCAATCGAGAATGGCAACTTACGCGGGACACTTGTGATGCGCAGGCGCAGACTAGGATCAATAAGGCCGCATCGATCCTGTGATGTCGACAGTGCTTCCGACGAGCCTCCAAACACCGTTGTTCAACGCCGAGCGACGATCTTGTTGGGCATCTCTTGTCTGTCGTATGTGAATGTCAGAGTAGACTCCGGCGAGCCACTTCTGTAAAGTGGCGCCATGGTTTCTTCCGACAAATTTGTTCTCTATAGCGATTTCAACTGTCCTTTTTGCTACGCCCAGCATGAGCGGCTGCATCAAATGGATTTGCTGCATCGCTGTGAATGGCGCGGAGTGCAACATGCACCGCATCTGCCGAAATCGATGAAACCTTGGCAAGGTTCGTGGGAGGCTGAACTGCGGCATGAAGTGGCGGTAGTACAACGACTGGCTCCCGGTCTTCCCATCGCATTGCCGAGCGGTAAACCGAATACTCAGGCCGCGATCGAACAAGCGATCTCGTTGTTAGGACAGGATGTTGCGCGCGGAATGGATTTTCTTCAACGGGCATACCGCGCTTTCTGGTGTGAAGGACAAGACATTTCCGATCCAAAGATCCTGGAGCAGTTGGCGGGAGAGCATTTCACTGAAGACGTTGACGGGCACAGTCGCAGTACCACTCAGAAATGGGAAACGGCATGGCACGCAACGGGCCAGACCGGTGTTCCATTGATCGTTGCTCCGGATGGAGATTTCCTGGTCGGCTATGTATCGGCAGATCAGGTACGGTCCTTCTTTTCGGGATAGGCCAAGCCGCAATCAACAAAACCGCTCCCCACACGCCAGCCACGTAAGCGCGTTGTGTCATTGCGCTTGCTTGGTAATGCCTAAACAAGTGCTGCGGCTAGCGCAGCCCTTCACGGTCGAGAAACGTCAATTCGGCCACCGCCGATTTATCCAAGTCACCTTTCCCCAATTCAATCAAGCGACGGTATTGGCTCAGGGTCGCATGGGCGACCGGCAGAGAGAGTCCGGCACGGTGAGCCAGGTCGAGCGCGATGGTCGAATCTTTTGCGGCATGGGCGGCGGAGAAATAACATTCGTGCGCGCGTTGCTGCATATCTTCTCCGTCGGTTTCCAGCACACGGGAGGCCGCGCCCGTTTGGCCGAAGACTTCGCGCAGTAGCGTGAGGTCGATTCCAAGCGCCGCTCCCAGTCCCAACCCTTCCGCCAGCGCGGCCGTATTACTGTTCATCACCATGTTGACGAGTGCTTTCACTTTTGCCGCTTCGCCGGCCTGGCCGATATATCGCAAGGTGGTTCCGAGCGCTTCCAGGATGACCTTCGCCTTGGCAAAGACCTCGGGGTTGCCGCCGCACATCAGGTACAGTGTGCCTTGTCGAGCTTGGGTGATGCTCCCCGCCATGCACGCTTCCAGGCATGTCCCACCCTGTGCCGTGACCAGCCGTTCAATATCTCGGTGAACGCCTGGGGAAAGGGTCGCGCAGTTGATGAAGAGCCGGTCTCGGGCTTTCCCAAGAAGGCTGGCTTCGTTGTGCTCAGAGAAGATTGAACGCATTGCCGCATCGTCGGAGATGACTGTGATAATGACGGTGGAACTGCCGGCTACCTCAGCCGGAGTTTTCGCAGCATGGATCTTGAGCTCAGCGGCTAGTGACAAGGCAACCGCTGGTTGTAGGTCGTAGACCGAGGTCAGACGGAAATCACGTTCGTGAAGTCGGCGCGCCATGTTGGCGCCCATGCGGCCTATTCCGACGAACCCGATGCCGACTGCTCTGTTCGCCATGAGAAAGGTTCCTTTCCGGGGGAGCGTGATCGGCGAGCGCGATTGCTAGAGCTGACGATCCTCTACCGATTCAGGACGAAGTTTGCTCCATCGAAGATTGGTTTTCCCATCAGTCGTCGTAAAGCCATGGTCATGGAGGGCAACGATGCTGACCCGTTGTTGCTGTTTTTGGACGGGGTGGAGTTGTGGGATGCCGTCTTTGGTCTGTACGGTTCCACGGAGCGTATCCACGATCAGCAAGCCCGTGGCCGCAGAGGGTTTGATCGCCCACACGAACGTGGCGGATCCGCCCGCATAGGTGCCGGTTCCTTCCCACGCGCCGACCAAGTCCGGATCGACCGTTTTGAGTTGGAATACCGGCACACTGGTCGCTTCTCGCCGCAGTTTCCACAGTTCAGCCGGAATGTGTGGCGGGTCTTGATCGATCGAAAGCCTCGTCCAGGTCGCCTGGACGCTGCCGGTGCTGGCGAAGGAGTTCGGGGAATTCTTGCGGTAGGTCCCTTTCCATCCAAGACCCTTGAAGGTGTTCGCTCGTTCGAGAGACCACAGCCCTGCTTCGGCGTTCAAGACACCCTCAAATTGCATCATCGAAGAGAGCGACCATTCCAGGTTCGGCTGGATGATGAGCAGCAGGTCATGTTGAGCCGTACCCTGTGTCACACGAGTGCGCCACGTTCCTATCAAGCTTGCGGGATTCAGGGCGGCCGCTTTCTGGGGCCCGACCTGAGTCCCGGAGGGAACAGGATGAGTTTGTGTGAGCGCGACGGGAGCTGTGAGCGGGATGGGTTCGGCCGTTACTCCGTGATCGGTCGGAGGCGCGGTGGCAGTGGGTGGGAGCGTCGCAGTCAACGTCGCTCCATAGCGGGTTGCGACGGTCCGGCTCAACACAGTGGCAGATTCACCGAGATGATTCTGTTTGGTCGAGGCGACGATCACCGTCACCAGTGCATCCTTATGCATAAAAGTCAGGCGGGACAAGGTAGGAGAGGAGTCGATTCTCACCGCTCCGTCACCCAAGCCGGGTATCAGGAGGCTGTCGCGACGTAAGCGCTCTTTATTGAACCAAGTCCGCCGGTCCTTGCCGGAGGCTTCATCAAGCTGAACGGTGACGGCATTGCCTTCGTGGCGTTGAGC is a genomic window containing:
- a CDS encoding radical SAM protein, encoding MTSPRVLLLIPPLTQLNTPYPSTAYLTGFLESRKIQVDQADLGIEMVLRMFSPDGLRCIFRQLRHYDGSLPKEALAMMKAEHSYITMVGPVITFLQGCTPDAALRLIQPGVLPQGPRFLGRKTFPRSVSVVDRAKQWATFFLEDLADLVQATITPHFALSRYAEHIGRSASSFDQIVTALAEPPTVIDEWLLMSFWQHFERVRPSLIGLSVPFPGNLYGAFLIAKAIKQRHPDLPVAIGGGYVNTELRRVADPRVFDYVDFITLDNGERPILSLIEHLSGLRSRRSLCRTMYREAGRVIYADDPSSTDFTMNDIGCPTYRGLALDRYLTILDSTNPMHRLWSEGHWNKLTVAHGCYWKQCTFCDVGLNYISRYEMTPTDRLVQQIEQLLAETGRRGFHFVDEAAPPAALKALALALLERRINITWWGNIRFETAFSPDLCRLLSASGCIAVTAGLEAASDRLLDNMKKGITVDQTALVAAGFKEAGILIHAYLMYGCPSETIQETVDSLERVRQLVAADLLQSAFWHRFTVTAHSPVGLNPSGHGLRILGPEFQGFAENDLLHDDRRGEAPAWLGEGLRRSLLNYLERRGLDLDVRQWFDCDVPRPHVPSTWLYRLLKTRRTDDSSSAERRFVWLGGPVTCASAGNKSRLILPGPQTDQVLILPEAQARWLEQLTREATPQLPSPAYPHIREAFRLFPGVSSELNGFLTTSSWKKIRAAGLVLV
- a CDS encoding flagellar biosynthesis protein FlgC; its protein translation is MISAIHTALSGLTAFGKQIEVVAHNVANVNTDGFKRSKTEFVEVPTGGVLPVVEKDNSAGPTALRDTGSSPTMVELSNVDLGEETVQQILAQRSFEANLHTLKTGDALLGSILDLRK
- a CDS encoding DsbA family protein, whose product is MVSSDKFVLYSDFNCPFCYAQHERLHQMDLLHRCEWRGVQHAPHLPKSMKPWQGSWEAELRHEVAVVQRLAPGLPIALPSGKPNTQAAIEQAISLLGQDVARGMDFLQRAYRAFWCEGQDISDPKILEQLAGEHFTEDVDGHSRSTTQKWETAWHATGQTGVPLIVAPDGDFLVGYVSADQVRSFFSG
- a CDS encoding NAD(P)-dependent oxidoreductase gives rise to the protein MANRAVGIGFVGIGRMGANMARRLHERDFRLTSVYDLQPAVALSLAAELKIHAAKTPAEVAGSSTVIITVISDDAAMRSIFSEHNEASLLGKARDRLFINCATLSPGVHRDIERLVTAQGGTCLEACMAGSITQARQGTLYLMCGGNPEVFAKAKVILEALGTTLRYIGQAGEAAKVKALVNMVMNSNTAALAEGLGLGAALGIDLTLLREVFGQTGAASRVLETDGEDMQQRAHECYFSAAHAAKDSTIALDLAHRAGLSLPVAHATLSQYRRLIELGKGDLDKSAVAELTFLDREGLR